GCCCAAGCTGCTGCTTTTTGACCTATGTTATATTTTCCAAATTTTGCTGGTTTATTCTCAACATAATGTAATTTCATTTGTTTAATACCATCTTTAATTGCTGATATACCCCATTTTTCAGGCCATATACTTAATTCTTTTAATCTTCTTAACATTACTATTGCAAAAATCAATGATGTTACTGCTAATAAAAATCCACTTAACCAATGTAATGTTCTAAAAATCATTAATCCTGTTACCAATGGTTCATTGTTTTTTAATACTACACTTGCTGGATAACCTACATAATAGGCTAAAAAGCTAAATGTTTTAGAAAAAAATGGTAATCCTGTTATTATTAAAGTAATTGTCTGTATTAATATGAACTTGTGAGTTGTCATTATTAATGGATGATACGCTTTTACTGTTTTCATAATCTTTCTCCAATCTATTAAGTTAAATTTTTATTGTAAATTCTTTTCTTTTCATACCTGTTACAAATTTTGGATAAAATCGTGTTGATGGTACATAAGAATTTGCTTTAAATCCAATAACTTCTTTTTCCATGCTTGCTCTATCTGCTAAATCTGTTTCAATAATACTTAGAACACCCATTGGACAAGCTCTAACACAAGCAGGTTGTTCTCCTCTATCTACTC
The window above is part of the Malaciobacter marinus genome. Proteins encoded here:
- a CDS encoding cytochrome b/b6 domain-containing protein — protein: MKTVKAYHPLIMTTHKFILIQTITLIITGLPFFSKTFSFLAYYVGYPASVVLKNNEPLVTGLMIFRTLHWLSGFLLAVTSLIFAIVMLRRLKELSIWPEKWGISAIKDGIKQMKLHYVENKPAKFGKYNIGQKAAAWAMYFFVTVLIVTGFILVYKSIYAGALELRTAELVSTIHSFSFVMLGFILITHILFALLPSNLPAFKAMFQTGEMSIDHIKKHHIYWYERLKKQNIIKEENKEEK